The following are encoded in a window of Limibacter armeniacum genomic DNA:
- a CDS encoding VOC family protein, which translates to MKIEHLAIWVKDLEGCRAFYEKYFGAKAGELYVNPKKQFKSYFLSFEEGARLELMAKPDIPANLNDALAEYIGIIHFAISVGSKEKVDRLTAQLESDGYQVVGAPRTTGDGYYESVVLDPEQNRIEITI; encoded by the coding sequence ATGAAAATAGAGCACTTAGCCATTTGGGTAAAAGATTTGGAGGGATGTCGAGCATTTTATGAGAAATATTTCGGAGCCAAGGCAGGGGAATTGTATGTCAACCCTAAAAAACAGTTCAAGTCCTACTTCCTTTCTTTTGAAGAAGGTGCCCGACTGGAGTTAATGGCAAAGCCGGACATTCCTGCTAACCTAAACGATGCTTTGGCTGAATATATAGGCATTATTCATTTTGCTATTTCAGTTGGGAGCAAGGAAAAAGTAGATCGGCTGACAGCACAACTGGAGTCGGATGGCTATCAGGTAGTAGGCGCACCGCGTACTACTGGAGATGGCTATTACGAAAGTGTGGTACTTGATCCTGAGCAGAACAGAATTGAGATTACAATATAA
- the ggt gene encoding gamma-glutamyltransferase, with amino-acid sequence MTGLRNNAWLLTLAFVTLFFSCKKELPYTAHKTAVADSVMVAAAHPLATQVGLDILRQGGNAMDATVAVQFALAVVYPRAGNIGGGGFMVIRNHDGEIASIDYREKAPMAADRNMYLDSLGNVVDGLSRNGHLAAGVPGSVAGLEEAHSRYGNLPFKQLVEPAIHLAEAGYLLSETEASRLNKYQEDFDKQNTVAHAFTNQEWQKGDRLVQKELAATLKLIRDQGRDGFYKGLTADKIVAEMQRGNGIITKEDLASYQAQWRTPVTTDYKQYKIISMAPPSSGGVVLSQMLKMVEPFPLADYGLHTVESVHLMAEASKRAYADRAKYLGDADFFPVPQDSIMQDDYLAVKMASFHPDKATPSEEIDAEKVELVKESFETTHTSVVDAAGNAVSVTTTLNSNFGNKVVVGNAGFFLNNEMDDFSAKPGVPNQFGLVGAEANAIHPQKRMLSSMTPTIIEKEGKLFMVIGAPGGSTIITAVYQVFLNVAEFGLPVAEAVNVGRFHHQWLPDAIMVEKGTLGEQTLDSLKAMGHTITEVDRMAVIKAIQVLADGKLSGAADPRNPDDDARGY; translated from the coding sequence ATGACTGGACTTCGAAACAACGCATGGCTGCTGACGCTGGCATTTGTGACGCTATTTTTCTCCTGTAAAAAAGAACTCCCTTACACCGCCCATAAGACTGCTGTTGCCGATTCGGTAATGGTAGCTGCTGCCCACCCGCTTGCTACACAGGTAGGACTGGACATCTTGCGCCAAGGTGGTAATGCCATGGATGCCACGGTAGCGGTACAGTTTGCTTTGGCTGTCGTATATCCTAGGGCAGGGAATATTGGAGGTGGAGGATTTATGGTAATCCGAAACCATGATGGTGAAATAGCTTCTATTGATTACAGGGAGAAAGCCCCGATGGCTGCAGACCGTAATATGTACTTGGATAGCCTCGGAAATGTGGTGGATGGATTGAGTCGTAACGGACATCTGGCAGCAGGTGTGCCAGGATCTGTAGCAGGCTTGGAAGAAGCGCATAGCCGCTATGGCAACCTACCATTTAAGCAACTGGTGGAGCCTGCCATCCATTTGGCAGAAGCTGGATATTTGCTCTCTGAAACGGAGGCAAGCAGGCTGAACAAGTACCAGGAAGACTTCGATAAACAGAATACAGTGGCGCATGCCTTTACCAATCAGGAATGGCAAAAAGGAGACAGGCTAGTACAGAAAGAATTGGCAGCGACACTGAAACTGATTCGTGATCAGGGAAGGGATGGTTTTTATAAGGGCCTGACAGCTGATAAGATTGTAGCAGAGATGCAACGTGGTAACGGGATTATTACCAAAGAGGACTTGGCTTCCTATCAGGCACAATGGCGTACACCAGTCACTACAGATTATAAGCAGTATAAAATCATTTCGATGGCACCACCTTCAAGTGGAGGTGTCGTCCTGAGCCAGATGCTGAAAATGGTGGAGCCTTTCCCGTTGGCAGACTATGGATTACATACAGTTGAGTCGGTACATCTAATGGCGGAAGCAAGCAAGCGTGCTTATGCGGACAGAGCCAAGTATTTGGGTGACGCAGATTTTTTCCCTGTTCCGCAAGACTCCATTATGCAGGATGATTATTTGGCAGTTAAAATGGCAAGCTTCCATCCAGACAAAGCAACGCCTAGCGAAGAGATAGATGCAGAGAAGGTAGAATTGGTGAAGGAAAGTTTTGAGACAACCCACACCTCAGTGGTAGATGCAGCAGGGAATGCCGTATCAGTAACCACAACCCTCAATTCAAACTTTGGTAATAAAGTAGTAGTAGGAAATGCAGGCTTCTTCCTGAACAACGAGATGGATGACTTCAGTGCCAAACCGGGTGTGCCCAATCAGTTTGGGTTGGTAGGGGCAGAAGCAAATGCCATCCATCCTCAAAAGAGGATGCTCAGCTCTATGACTCCAACGATTATCGAAAAGGAAGGTAAGCTGTTTATGGTGATCGGGGCACCGGGAGGTTCTACCATTATCACAGCAGTCTATCAGGTATTTTTGAATGTAGCCGAATTTGGTTTACCTGTAGCGGAAGCCGTAAATGTAGGGCGCTTCCACCATCAGTGGTTGCCAGATGCCATAATGGTAGAGAAGGGAACTTTAGGTGAGCAGACTCTCGACTCCCTGAAAGCAATGGGACATACAATAACGGAGGTTGACCGGATGGCGGTAATTAAAGCCATTCAGGTTTTGGCAGATGGAAAACTCTCAGGAGCTGCTGACCCTCGTAATCCTGATGATGATGCAAGAGGATATTGA
- a CDS encoding lactonase family protein, whose product MHKQIALWLTGLLLAGLFQQCSSPSQKETKETETNTKVATNDYHLLIGTYTAGKSEGIYVYRFNNDSGTLHHEFTAKGVENPSFLTVSNDDKYVYAANENGEGEVSAFQFDNKTGALTFINKQPSNGQHPCYLTTDSKGKFVIAGNYSSGNLSVLPIGQNGALEAPVQTIQHTGNGFDKKRQEAPHVHSTVLGPDEHYLFVGDLGTDKVNIYPFDPSNEKHPLAEEKASFAKVTDGSGPRHFTFGKNGKFAYLIEEMTGKVAVFAHNNDSLTLIEEVAMTDSTFTGESGAAEVRISPDGKFLYASNRLDANTITVFEINQENGTLKQVDIVSEGIDTPRNFMIDPSGKFLLAANQKTDEVIVFRRDIETGKLTPTGTRIEVGSPVYLKMVEAVK is encoded by the coding sequence ATGCACAAACAAATTGCCCTATGGCTAACAGGACTTTTACTAGCAGGACTTTTTCAACAGTGTTCTTCTCCTTCACAAAAGGAAACCAAGGAGACTGAAACCAACACCAAAGTTGCCACTAACGACTATCATTTACTGATTGGCACTTACACGGCTGGAAAAAGTGAAGGAATTTATGTTTATCGTTTCAACAACGATAGCGGCACCTTACATCATGAGTTTACAGCAAAAGGTGTAGAGAACCCATCTTTCCTGACAGTAAGCAACGACGACAAGTACGTATATGCTGCCAATGAAAACGGAGAAGGTGAGGTTAGCGCATTCCAGTTTGACAACAAGACTGGTGCTTTGACATTTATCAATAAGCAGCCATCCAACGGTCAGCACCCATGCTACCTGACTACTGACAGCAAGGGTAAGTTTGTGATCGCAGGCAACTACTCAAGCGGAAACTTGTCCGTATTGCCAATCGGTCAGAACGGAGCATTGGAAGCTCCAGTACAAACCATCCAACATACGGGAAATGGTTTCGACAAAAAAAGACAGGAAGCCCCTCATGTACACTCTACCGTTTTGGGTCCGGATGAGCATTACCTTTTTGTGGGTGACTTGGGTACAGACAAAGTAAATATCTATCCATTTGACCCAAGCAATGAAAAGCACCCGCTTGCTGAAGAGAAAGCCTCTTTTGCAAAAGTAACTGACGGCTCAGGTCCAAGACATTTCACATTTGGTAAGAATGGAAAGTTCGCTTACCTGATTGAAGAGATGACAGGAAAAGTAGCTGTATTTGCGCACAACAATGATTCGCTTACGCTGATCGAAGAGGTTGCCATGACCGACAGTACTTTTACGGGAGAGTCCGGAGCGGCAGAAGTTCGCATCTCCCCTGACGGCAAGTTCCTTTATGCTTCCAACAGACTTGATGCAAACACTATCACTGTTTTTGAGATCAATCAAGAAAACGGAACGCTGAAACAAGTAGATATCGTCTCAGAAGGTATCGATACTCCTCGCAACTTTATGATTGATCCAAGCGGCAAGTTCTTATTGGCTGCTAACCAGAAAACGGATGAGGTAATTGTATTCAGAAGAGATATAGAAACAGGCAAACTAACGCCTACAGGCACACGCATTGAAGTAGGCTCACCTGTTTACCTGAAAATGGTAGAAGCGGTAAAATAA